Proteins from a single region of Mytilus trossulus isolate FHL-02 chromosome 2, PNRI_Mtr1.1.1.hap1, whole genome shotgun sequence:
- the LOC134706141 gene encoding uncharacterized protein LOC134706141, which yields MADSKFCIGCQRGEEDVNAVAWCSDCSELVCKVCARVHERMSPPHKVIPMKEIQQLSSSLLKLSKNCENHSEEKNVLYCCHHDKVICDSCVTVSHQNCKPVISIEKAARGVKVGTAISDLDRRLDNLCQVTENILSHSEATLEELTKSRNSIKKRVSEIKHKFIAHLNKLEADIHKDIDNKYKHCNDTVSRNKDNIQLSADSLSIWKNDLKSLRQHLSEIHLFQMVKFLDAKTHNKELEIREIQKATVSLLRYHPPESESNIHKLLPDLGMIMVDNLPVPKSVLDIDQQGQFLARDHQKLSLIHSFKTTKLGDEVRIYRGCFIPDNRLLLSQYQERKLVVCKIDGSNPKIINLDYEPECITLYDNNHAVVSLEGDIQIIDLRTLEPGRIIKVGGYCRGITCVKDKIWVKNQSKTLTVVDINGKVLYTINTTFQPWDICANKEGDVYCTDCDSDKVFVVTSDGKEREIYSSSDLKNPQGVVVDNNGDVFVAGMNSNNIHRISHDGQTRDFILTKDDGIHAPTGLSYNCDTGELLVINNNYKSVNIYKKK from the coding sequence ATGGCGGACAGTAAATTCTGTATCGGTTGTCAGCGTGGTGAGGAAGACGTAAATGCAGTAGCTTGGTGCAGTGATTGCAGCGAACTTGTGTGTAAGGTATGTGCTAGAGTCCACGAAAGGATGTCTCCGCCTCACAAGGTAATACCAATGAAAGAAATACAGCAACTTAGTTCCTCGCTTCTTAAGTTGTCCAAAAACTGTGAGAATCATTCcgaagaaaaaaatgtactgTACTGCTGTCATCATGATAAGGTTATATGTGATTCCTGCGTAACGGTATCACATCAAAATTGCAAGCCTGtcatttcaattgaaaaagcTGCCAGAGGCGTTAAAGTAGGTACAGCTATTTCTGACCTCGATCGAAGGCTTGACAACCTATGTCAAGTCACGGAGAACATACTGAGTCACTCTGAAGCAACACTCGAAGAATTGACAAAAAGTCGGAACAGCATCAAGAAAAGAGTGTCGGaaatcaaacataaatttaTTGCTCATTTGAATAAGTTAGAAGCAGATATACATAAAGACATTGACAATAAGTATAAACATTGTAACGACACAGTGTCCCGAAATAAAGATAACATCCAGTTAAGTGCTGACTCGCTGTCAATATGGAAGAACGATCTTAAATCACTGAGGCAACATTTATCTGAAATTCATTTATTCCAAATGGTAAAATTTCTAGATGCAAAAACACACAATAAAGAATTGGAAATCAGAGAGATTCAAAAAGCAACTGTTTCGTTACTAAGATATCACCCTCCTGAGTCTGAGTCAAACATACACAAATTACTCCCAGACTTGGGTATGATAATGGTAGACAATTTACCAGTACCTAAGTCTGTACTTGATATCGATCAACAAGGTCAGTTTCTTGCCAGAGACCATCAAAAGTTATCCTTAATACATTCATTCAAAACCACAAAACTAGGTGATGAAGTGAGAATATACAGAGGTTGCTTTATTCCTGATAATAGGTTACTCCTTAGTCAGTATCAAGAAAGAAAACTCGTTGTTTGTAAAATTGATGGATCCAACCCGAAAATAATTAATTTGGATTATGAACCAGAATGTATAACCTTGTATGACAACAACCACGCTGTAGTATCTCTTGAGGGAGATATCCAGATCATCGATCTGAGAACATTAGAGCCTGGTAGAATAATTAAAGTTGGGGGATATTGTAGAGGCATCACCTGTGTAAAGGATAAGATCTGGGTAAAGAATCAATCCAAAACACTAACCGTAGTAGATATTAATGGTAAAGTACTTtacacaataaatacaacatttCAACCTTGGGATATTTGTGCCAACAAAGAAGGTGATGTCTATTGTACAGACTGTGATAGTGATAAAGTCTTCGTCGTTACATCGGATGGAAAAGAACGTGAGATATACAGCAGTTCTGACTTGAAAAACCCACAAGGTGTGGTTGTAGATAAcaatggtgatgtgtttgttgcAGGAATGAATTCGAACAATATTCATAGAATATCTCATGATGGACAGACTCGTGACTTTATCCTGACAAAAGACGATGGTATCCATGCACCGACCGGTTTATCTTACAACTGTGACACGGGAGAACTGTTAGTTATCAACAACAATTATAAAtcagtaaatatttataaaaagaagtgA